The following are encoded in a window of Pseudalgibacter alginicilyticus genomic DNA:
- the mutL gene encoding DNA mismatch repair endonuclease MutL, with the protein MADIIQLLPDHVANQIAAGEVVQRPASVVKELMENAIDAGATTIKLIIKDAGKTLVQVIDDGKGMSVTDARLSFERHATSKIRSADDLFQLHTKGFRGEALASIAAIAHVELKTKQEQEDVGTCIEIEGSNFVAQEVVVTPKGTSIAVKNLFFNIPARRNFLKSNTVELRHVIDEFHRVVLAHPNISFSFFNNGSNIFNLPTSNYRQRIVNIFGAKTNEKLVPVEEDTEVLKISGFVGKPEFAKKTRGEQYFFVNDRFIKSAYLNHAISSAFDGLLKGGTHPSYFLNLTVNPQTIDINIHPTKTEIKFDDEHTLYALLRSAVKHSLGQFNIAPVLDFDRDSTLDTPYNYKANGVSSPKVEVDKSFNPFKDSTNLGGNHPRTFKTQIPNNWDGLYVGLESKGNDFQKDFDEVQFESEESTVSLFDDDKQLDQTYTTHQIHNKYIVSTIKSGMLVMDQHRAHQRVLYEEFLQNMTVNKAASQQLLFPLYLHFTPQELVLIKQLQTDLEHTGFVFSNILNESVEIIGVPVSVPESEVSIILEQLISDVENEVPDSHFSATDLLAKSMAKSLAIKTGQSLEKDEQEHLVNRLFACKEPNVSPTNRKTFITMSVDELDKKFI; encoded by the coding sequence ATGGCAGACATTATACAACTATTACCAGACCATGTAGCAAATCAAATTGCTGCTGGAGAAGTTGTACAACGCCCAGCTTCGGTAGTTAAAGAACTCATGGAAAATGCCATTGATGCTGGAGCTACAACTATAAAACTCATCATTAAAGATGCTGGTAAAACCTTGGTTCAAGTCATTGATGATGGAAAAGGTATGAGTGTTACTGATGCCCGTTTGAGTTTTGAGCGCCATGCTACCTCTAAAATCCGTAGTGCTGATGATTTATTTCAATTACATACCAAAGGGTTTCGAGGTGAGGCTTTAGCAAGTATTGCTGCTATTGCGCATGTAGAGTTAAAAACAAAACAGGAGCAAGAAGATGTTGGTACTTGTATTGAAATAGAAGGCAGTAATTTTGTTGCGCAAGAAGTGGTTGTGACACCTAAAGGGACTTCTATTGCAGTTAAAAATCTTTTTTTTAATATTCCTGCTAGGCGTAATTTTTTAAAATCTAATACCGTAGAATTGCGTCATGTGATTGACGAATTTCATCGTGTTGTTTTAGCACATCCAAATATTTCTTTTAGTTTTTTTAACAACGGAAGCAATATTTTTAATTTGCCAACAAGTAATTATAGGCAGCGAATTGTTAATATTTTTGGTGCCAAAACAAATGAAAAATTAGTCCCTGTTGAAGAAGATACCGAAGTACTAAAAATATCTGGTTTTGTTGGGAAACCTGAATTTGCTAAGAAAACACGTGGCGAACAGTACTTTTTTGTCAATGATAGATTTATTAAAAGTGCTTATTTGAATCATGCTATTTCTTCTGCGTTTGATGGTTTATTAAAAGGTGGCACACACCCCAGTTATTTTTTAAATTTAACAGTGAATCCACAAACGATTGATATAAATATACACCCTACAAAAACAGAAATTAAGTTTGATGATGAACATACTTTGTATGCTTTATTACGTTCTGCAGTAAAACATAGTTTAGGGCAATTTAATATAGCCCCAGTATTAGATTTTGATAGAGACTCCACGCTTGATACCCCATATAATTATAAAGCTAATGGAGTAAGCTCACCAAAAGTAGAGGTGGATAAAAGTTTTAACCCATTTAAAGATAGCACTAATTTGGGAGGCAACCACCCCAGAACATTTAAAACACAAATTCCAAATAATTGGGATGGTTTGTATGTAGGGTTGGAATCCAAGGGCAATGATTTTCAAAAAGATTTTGATGAGGTTCAATTTGAAAGTGAAGAAAGTACAGTTTCACTATTTGATGACGATAAGCAGTTAGATCAAACATATACCACACATCAAATTCATAACAAATATATTGTAAGTACTATTAAATCTGGAATGTTGGTTATGGATCAACACCGTGCTCATCAACGTGTTTTGTATGAAGAATTTTTACAAAATATGACAGTTAATAAAGCAGCAAGCCAGCAGTTATTATTTCCACTATATCTTCATTTTACACCTCAAGAATTAGTTTTAATAAAACAATTACAAACCGATTTAGAGCATACAGGATTTGTATTTTCTAATATTTTAAATGAATCGGTTGAAATTATAGGAGTGCCTGTGAGTGTGCCAGAAAGTGAAGTGTCCATTATATTAGAACAGCTAATTAGTGATGTTGAAAATGAAGTGCCAGATAGTCATTTTAGTGCTACTGATTTGTTAGCAAAATCTATGGCTAAAAGTTTAGCTATTAAAACAGGACAATCCTTAGAAAAAGATGAACAAGAGCATTTAGTAAATAGACTTTTTGCTTGTAAAGAGCCTAACGTTTCACCCACTAATAGAAAAACTTTTATTACGATGAGTGTGGACGAATTGGATAAAAAATTTATATAA
- a CDS encoding rhomboid family intramembrane serine protease, with product MIRVTGLVKHLIIINVIMFVATLTIGNGMFYNLFAMHFPENEAFKPWQILTHMFMHGGADMNNFSIMHILFNMFALWMFGTPVEQNLGSKRFMFIYISAGLGAVALQVGYYYFKYLPMEAQALNLGATHEQIIEVFKDGKVFTAIGQEFNEIYYASMVGASGCIMGILVAFGMMNPNAELMLIFLPIPIKAKYFIPGIILLDLISGVTGSSFFSPSNTAYFAHVGGALTGFIIMWYWKKTQFNRNRWD from the coding sequence ATGATAAGAGTAACAGGATTGGTAAAGCATTTGATAATCATTAATGTGATTATGTTTGTTGCAACATTGACCATTGGAAATGGTATGTTTTATAACTTGTTTGCTATGCATTTTCCAGAAAATGAAGCATTCAAACCATGGCAAATACTTACCCATATGTTTATGCATGGAGGCGCAGATATGAATAATTTTAGTATCATGCATATTTTATTTAATATGTTTGCTCTATGGATGTTTGGTACACCAGTAGAGCAAAACTTAGGAAGTAAACGCTTTATGTTTATTTATATTTCTGCTGGATTAGGAGCTGTGGCATTACAAGTGGGGTACTATTATTTTAAATATTTACCAATGGAAGCTCAAGCGTTAAACCTTGGAGCTACCCACGAACAGATTATAGAAGTATTTAAAGATGGCAAGGTTTTTACAGCCATTGGTCAAGAGTTCAATGAAATTTATTATGCATCTATGGTTGGTGCTTCTGGGTGTATTATGGGTATTTTAGTAGCCTTTGGAATGATGAATCCTAATGCCGAATTAATGCTAATTTTTTTACCAATTCCTATAAAAGCAAAATATTTTATTCCAGGGATCATTTTATTGGATTTAATTTCAGGAGTAACAGGTAGCTCTTTTTTTAGTCCAAGTAATACAGCATACTTTGCACACGTTGGCGGTGCGTTAACAGGATTTATCATCATGTGGTATTGGAAAAAAACACAGTTTAATAGAAATAGGTGGGATTAA
- a CDS encoding rhomboid family intramembrane serine protease, with protein MTSVQDIKYKFDRLNILEKLIAINVFIFLLGLILKPLFNITLNWLELPSDLGDFIFQPWAIITYAFVHYDFLHILFNMLWLYYIGKFFLNLFSPKLALNVYFLGAICGGLLFMVAYSLFPNVFGKTHLVGASASVRALLIFICAYMPYQEVHFFTFRLKLWYIGFAIVILDVIGLFGINTGGNLAHLGGAALGYFYAIQYVKGRDIGKGFERYMDVITSMFKSSKKSPLKTVHKNKSKVGGFTKGEFNQFNNQKKIDVILDKISKSGYESLTSEEKEFLFRAGK; from the coding sequence ATGACTTCAGTTCAAGACATAAAATATAAGTTTGACAGGCTTAACATATTAGAAAAACTCATTGCTATCAATGTATTCATTTTTCTTTTAGGCTTGATTTTAAAACCTTTATTTAATATTACTTTAAATTGGTTGGAATTACCAAGTGATTTAGGTGATTTTATTTTTCAACCTTGGGCTATTATTACTTATGCCTTTGTACATTATGATTTTCTGCACATTTTATTTAATATGCTTTGGCTATACTATATTGGTAAGTTTTTTTTAAATCTCTTTAGTCCTAAGTTGGCTTTAAATGTTTATTTCCTTGGTGCCATTTGTGGCGGATTATTATTTATGGTTGCTTACAGCTTATTTCCTAATGTTTTTGGTAAAACACATTTAGTTGGTGCTTCTGCTTCGGTAAGGGCTTTACTCATTTTTATTTGTGCTTATATGCCTTATCAAGAGGTGCATTTTTTTACATTTAGACTGAAACTTTGGTATATAGGTTTTGCTATAGTTATTCTTGACGTTATAGGTCTATTTGGAATCAATACAGGTGGAAACTTAGCGCATTTAGGTGGTGCTGCTTTAGGTTACTTCTATGCTATTCAATATGTGAAAGGTCGTGATATAGGAAAAGGTTTTGAACGTTATATGGACGTTATAACGAGTATGTTTAAGTCATCAAAAAAGTCTCCCTTAAAAACAGTTCACAAAAACAAATCAAAGGTTGGTGGTTTTACTAAAGGTGAATTTAATCAGTTTAACAATCAGAAAAAGATTGATGTGATTTTAGATAAAATTAGCAAAAGTGGGTATGAAAGTTTAACCTCAGAAGAAAAGGAATTTTTGTTTAGGGCAGGTAAATAA
- a CDS encoding endonuclease/exonuclease/phosphatase family protein: protein MKELRFFEKIVYMLNGIVATLLLLSYILPFVPPKAFSILSILSLGVPFLTLVNVAFFFYWLVKLKKQMILSLFVVTIGYLSFGSFYKFSSSENIVHPNNIKVMNYNVRLFNLYNWIPEKGVENKIINFIKTEAPQILCVQEYHPTNNIDFSFFKYKYENLSGKKLKNGQVIFSQFPIINSGSIEFPNTSNNAIFADVKKGNDTLRIYNIHLESMRIDTKAENLKREDSERLLKRVGKAFEMQQFQTELFLMHKNQCPYKMIVCGDFNNSAYSYVYRTIKGDLVDAFKEAGNGFGRTYDFKFFPARIDFILQDEAFKVNGFKTYNAHNSDHFPIMATLELEK, encoded by the coding sequence ATGAAAGAGCTGCGTTTTTTTGAAAAAATCGTTTATATGCTTAATGGCATTGTAGCTACGCTTTTATTATTATCATACATATTACCTTTTGTTCCTCCTAAAGCATTTTCAATATTATCTATACTAAGTTTAGGGGTCCCCTTTTTAACTTTGGTTAACGTAGCGTTCTTTTTTTATTGGCTTGTTAAATTAAAAAAGCAGATGATTTTATCATTGTTTGTAGTTACCATTGGATATTTATCGTTCGGATCGTTTTATAAATTTTCGTCTTCTGAAAATATTGTACATCCTAATAACATTAAAGTTATGAATTATAATGTTAGGCTTTTTAATTTGTATAATTGGATTCCAGAAAAGGGAGTAGAAAACAAAATTATAAACTTTATAAAAACAGAAGCACCTCAGATTTTATGTGTTCAAGAATACCATCCTACAAATAACATTGATTTTTCTTTTTTTAAATATAAATATGAAAACCTTTCAGGCAAAAAACTAAAGAATGGCCAAGTTATTTTCTCTCAATTTCCTATTATAAATTCAGGTTCCATTGAGTTTCCCAACACATCTAATAATGCTATTTTTGCTGATGTTAAAAAAGGAAATGATACCTTGAGGATTTATAACATTCATTTAGAATCTATGCGAATTGATACCAAAGCAGAAAATTTGAAAAGAGAAGATTCTGAACGCCTTTTAAAACGAGTAGGGAAAGCATTTGAAATGCAACAGTTTCAAACAGAGTTATTTTTAATGCATAAAAATCAATGCCCTTATAAGATGATTGTATGTGGTGATTTCAATAATTCTGCATATTCTTATGTCTATAGAACCATAAAAGGTGATTTGGTAGATGCTTTTAAAGAAGCTGGTAATGGCTTTGGACGCACTTATGATTTTAAATTTTTTCCAGCACGCATTGATTTTATTTTACAAGATGAAGCCTTTAAAGTGAATGGTTTTAAAACTTATAATGCTCATAACTCCGATCACTTTCCTATAATGGCTACCTTAGAGTTAGAAAAGTAG
- a CDS encoding DUF6122 family protein has protein sequence MLQTIAHYGCHIFLPLLTAVIFFKSKWKIAFLIMISGMWIDLDHLLATPMFDPNRCSINFHPLHTYYAIALYLLLIIPQKTRLVGLGLVFHIVADLVDCSFM, from the coding sequence ATGTTACAAACAATTGCTCATTACGGCTGCCATATATTTCTTCCGCTATTAACGGCTGTTATTTTTTTCAAATCAAAATGGAAAATTGCCTTTTTAATTATGATTTCAGGTATGTGGATAGATTTAGACCATTTGTTAGCTACTCCCATGTTTGACCCTAATAGATGCAGTATTAACTTTCATCCGCTGCATACGTATTACGCCATAGCATTATATTTACTGCTCATAATACCTCAAAAAACACGATTAGTTGGCTTAGGTTTAGTGTTCCATATTGTAGCCGATTTGGTAGATTGCTCATTTATGTAA
- a CDS encoding WbqC family protein, giving the protein MDILLHPTYCADIAHFVALTQANKLVFETNDNFIKQTYRTRTYIYAANGKLLLNIPVVHSQKKRQKYKDVKISNDYKWQELHWKSLLSAYRTSPFFEYYEDELRPLFKTKADFILDFNFKCFETICECLQLDLNISKTETFEKTVKNKADYRYLVNAKKEHFQPFEFYTQVFNNKHGYINNLSILDLLFNEGPNALNYLESQVLNPL; this is encoded by the coding sequence ATGGACATATTACTACACCCTACTTATTGCGCAGATATAGCCCATTTTGTTGCTCTAACACAAGCTAACAAACTTGTGTTTGAAACCAATGATAATTTTATAAAACAAACCTACAGAACCCGAACCTACATATATGCGGCTAATGGAAAGTTACTACTCAACATTCCAGTAGTTCACTCTCAAAAAAAACGTCAAAAATACAAGGACGTTAAAATTTCTAATGATTATAAATGGCAAGAGCTTCATTGGAAATCATTACTTTCAGCATATCGAACTTCTCCTTTTTTTGAATATTATGAAGATGAACTTCGACCTCTATTTAAGACAAAAGCAGACTTTATTTTAGACTTTAATTTCAAATGTTTTGAAACCATTTGTGAGTGTTTACAATTAGATTTGAATATTTCAAAAACTGAAACTTTTGAAAAAACGGTGAAAAACAAGGCAGACTATAGATATTTAGTAAACGCAAAAAAAGAACATTTTCAGCCTTTTGAATTTTATACACAAGTGTTTAACAATAAGCACGGTTATATTAATAACTTAAGTATTTTGGACTTGCTATTTAATGAAGGTCCTAATGCATTAAACTATTTAGAATCTCAAGTTTTAAACCCGTTATAA
- the lepB gene encoding signal peptidase I, whose protein sequence is MTLIQWFIFFMIIQVVHGLGTWKLYIKAGRKAWEAFVPVYNAIVLMKIINRSPWLTILLFLPIVNVIMFIVVWVETARSFGKNQYIDTFLAIISLGFYNFYLNYFADVNYIENRSLHPKSSSGEWTSSILFAIVAATIVHTYFIQPYTIPSSSLEKSLLVGDFLFVSKFHYGARVPMTTIAAPMVHDTIPVLNKKSYLFSDEYPKRNTAWQNKLQLPYLRIPGFEKIERNDIVVFNQPADTLLDMNNFRPDRNYYKPIDKKTNLVKRCVGTPGDTFEIREGYVYINGKQNELPDRAHLQFSYMVETKGSAFNNSQLANRYDITDFPQYNQDLTMSYFPAISDEALSKFKNHPNVASITKNIQEKGVADTSLFPQDPEYPWNNDFFGPLYIPEAGKTIDIDLKTLPLYKRVISEYEGNTVTVQGNQVLINGEVANQYTFKQDYYWMMGDNRHNSLDARSWGFVPFDHVVGKPVFVWMSWNTHGEGLFNKIRWERLFTTVNGTGKPISFFIPFLVVLFGWMGFNKWRARKKA, encoded by the coding sequence ATGACATTGATACAATGGTTTATATTTTTCATGATTATTCAGGTAGTTCATGGTTTAGGAACTTGGAAACTATATATTAAAGCTGGGCGAAAAGCATGGGAAGCTTTTGTACCTGTGTACAATGCTATTGTTTTAATGAAAATAATTAACAGATCTCCTTGGCTAACTATTTTACTGTTCTTGCCTATTGTAAACGTTATTATGTTTATTGTTGTTTGGGTAGAAACAGCTAGAAGTTTTGGCAAAAACCAATACATTGATACATTTTTAGCTATTATAAGCTTAGGGTTTTACAACTTTTACTTAAATTATTTTGCGGATGTTAATTATATAGAAAACAGAAGTCTTCATCCTAAATCTAGTTCAGGAGAATGGACAAGCTCCATATTATTTGCTATTGTTGCTGCCACCATTGTACATACCTATTTTATTCAACCTTACACCATTCCAAGTTCTTCTTTAGAAAAATCGTTATTAGTAGGCGACTTTTTATTTGTGAGTAAATTTCATTATGGTGCTAGGGTACCAATGACCACTATTGCAGCACCAATGGTCCATGATACCATCCCTGTACTGAACAAGAAATCGTACTTGTTTAGTGATGAATACCCTAAAAGAAATACCGCATGGCAAAACAAATTACAACTTCCTTATTTAAGAATTCCAGGATTTGAAAAAATAGAAAGAAATGACATTGTAGTTTTTAACCAACCTGCCGATACCCTATTGGATATGAATAATTTCCGCCCAGATAGAAATTATTACAAACCCATTGACAAAAAAACCAATTTGGTAAAACGTTGTGTAGGCACGCCTGGTGATACTTTTGAAATTCGTGAAGGATATGTTTATATTAATGGTAAACAAAATGAGTTACCTGACAGAGCACATTTGCAATTTTCATATATGGTGGAAACCAAAGGCAGTGCTTTCAATAATTCACAATTAGCAAACAGATATGACATTACTGACTTTCCTCAGTATAATCAAGATTTAACAATGAGTTATTTTCCTGCTATTAGTGATGAAGCCTTATCTAAATTCAAAAATCACCCAAATGTTGCCAGCATAACCAAAAACATACAAGAAAAAGGAGTTGCTGATACAAGCTTATTTCCTCAAGACCCAGAATACCCGTGGAATAACGATTTTTTCGGTCCCCTTTACATTCCTGAAGCAGGAAAAACAATTGACATTGATTTAAAAACACTTCCGTTATACAAACGCGTTATATCAGAATACGAAGGTAATACTGTAACCGTTCAGGGAAACCAAGTTTTAATAAATGGTGAAGTGGCAAATCAATATACTTTTAAACAAGATTATTATTGGATGATGGGAGACAATCGTCATAACTCATTAGACGCTAGGTCTTGGGGCTTCGTTCCATTTGATCATGTAGTAGGCAAACCTGTATTTGTTTGGATGAGCTGGAATACTCATGGAGAAGGTTTATTTAATAAAATACGTTGGGAGCGATTATTCACAACTGTAAATGGTACGGGAAAACCTATTTCATTTTTTATTCCTTTTTTAGTAGTTTTATTTGGTTGGATGGGGTTCAATAAATGGAGAGCTCGCAAAAAAGCATAA
- the dapB gene encoding 4-hydroxy-tetrahydrodipicolinate reductase, with protein MNIALLGYGKMGKAIEQIALKRGHNIVIKADVGTTYNITDADVAIDFSIPSVAFSNISKCLNNGVPVISGTTGWLEDYDNAVALCNEKKGAFISASNFSLGVNIFFELNKNLAKMMSNLAQYKVRLEEIHHTQKLDAPSGTAITLANGIIKNHSSFDKWVLDSKEDNAVPIVAKRIENVPGTHTVKYESDIDFIEMKHHAHNREGFALGAVIAAEWIIGKTGVFTMNDVLNIG; from the coding sequence ATGAACATTGCATTACTTGGATACGGAAAAATGGGAAAAGCCATTGAGCAAATTGCTTTAAAACGTGGTCATAACATTGTTATAAAAGCAGATGTAGGTACAACGTATAACATTACAGATGCCGATGTTGCCATTGATTTTAGTATCCCATCTGTAGCTTTTAGCAATATATCCAAATGCTTAAACAATGGTGTACCTGTTATTTCTGGTACGACTGGATGGTTAGAAGATTACGATAATGCCGTAGCTTTATGTAATGAAAAAAAAGGGGCTTTTATTTCAGCTTCCAATTTTAGTTTAGGAGTAAATATCTTTTTTGAATTAAATAAAAATTTAGCAAAAATGATGAGTAATTTAGCACAGTACAAAGTGCGTTTGGAAGAGATTCACCACACTCAAAAATTAGATGCTCCAAGTGGTACAGCTATAACCTTAGCAAATGGTATTATTAAAAATCATTCAAGTTTTGACAAATGGGTTTTAGACTCAAAAGAAGACAATGCAGTTCCAATTGTAGCAAAACGTATCGAAAACGTACCAGGTACGCATACCGTGAAGTATGAAAGTGATATTGACTTTATTGAAATGAAACATCACGCACACAACAGAGAAGGTTTTGCTTTAGGTGCTGTAATTGCAGCAGAATGGATTATAGGAAAAACAGGTGTTTTTACAATGAACGATGTTTTAAACATAGGTTAA
- a CDS encoding DUF5683 domain-containing protein produces the protein MPNKFLILGVLAFFYCFSVVAQDKNDKKIIEALPVIETDSIIVKTREPMDALSPARAAFYSAILPGLGQAYNKKYWKIPLVYGALGTGIYFFVSNQKEYNRYRDAYKSRLAGFTDDEFYFDSEGNKLDTPRVSTTNLERGQEFYRKNKDLSLLITVGLYALNIIDANVDAHLLQYNVDDNLTLAPHYEFNEFDASSNLGLTLNFKF, from the coding sequence GTGCCAAATAAATTTCTAATATTAGGAGTACTCGCTTTTTTTTATTGTTTTTCTGTCGTAGCTCAAGACAAAAACGATAAAAAAATTATAGAAGCACTTCCTGTAATAGAAACAGATAGCATTATAGTTAAAACAAGAGAACCCATGGATGCCTTATCTCCTGCTCGGGCGGCATTTTATTCTGCTATATTACCAGGACTTGGTCAAGCATACAATAAAAAATACTGGAAAATACCCCTTGTTTATGGTGCTTTAGGAACAGGTATCTATTTTTTTGTTTCCAATCAAAAAGAATACAATAGGTATCGTGATGCTTATAAAAGTAGATTAGCCGGTTTTACCGATGACGAATTTTATTTTGATTCTGAAGGAAACAAACTGGATACTCCTAGAGTTAGCACTACAAATTTGGAACGCGGACAAGAATTTTATAGAAAAAACAAAGATTTATCACTCTTAATTACTGTCGGGCTTTATGCTTTAAATATTATTGATGCCAATGTGGATGCCCATTTACTTCAATATAATGTTGACGACAATTTAACGCTAGCTCCTCATTATGAGTTTAATGAATTTGATGCTAGTAGTAACCTTGGATTAACTTTAAATTTTAAATTTTAA
- a CDS encoding ParB/RepB/Spo0J family partition protein, with protein MAKAIKKQALGRGLSALLKDPSNDIQSVGDKNADKVIGNIIELDLNFIEVNPFQPRTNFNEETLQELASSIKELGVIQPITVRKLGFNSYQLVSGERRYRASKLIGLETIPAYIRIANDQESLEMALVENIQRQDLDPIEIALSYQRLIDEINLTQEQMSERVGKKRSTIANYLRLLKLDPIIQTGMRDGFISMGHGRAIINIDDPNAQLDIYEQILSNKLSVRDTEALVRDFNATEDTQKKPTKKQDTVLPEHISKGIKEFSEYFGHKIDVKVSSNGKGKITIPFHSEEDFNRLKKLVERAK; from the coding sequence CAGGCTTTAGGTAGAGGTTTATCTGCACTTTTAAAAGATCCAAGTAACGATATACAATCCGTTGGAGATAAAAATGCAGATAAAGTTATTGGAAATATTATTGAACTCGATTTAAACTTCATCGAAGTTAACCCTTTTCAACCTCGAACCAATTTTAATGAAGAAACACTACAAGAATTAGCATCTTCTATCAAAGAATTGGGGGTTATTCAGCCTATAACCGTTCGTAAATTAGGCTTTAATAGCTACCAATTAGTGTCTGGTGAACGCAGATATAGAGCATCTAAGCTTATTGGCTTAGAAACCATTCCTGCATACATACGAATTGCCAACGATCAAGAATCGTTAGAAATGGCTTTGGTTGAAAACATACAACGCCAAGATTTAGACCCTATTGAAATTGCTCTGTCTTACCAACGTTTAATTGATGAAATCAATTTAACACAAGAACAAATGAGTGAACGTGTTGGTAAAAAACGTTCTACAATCGCAAATTATTTACGCTTATTAAAATTAGACCCTATCATTCAAACAGGCATGCGTGATGGGTTTATTTCTATGGGCCATGGGCGGGCTATAATTAATATTGATGACCCAAATGCCCAATTAGATATCTATGAGCAAATCCTTTCTAACAAACTATCTGTTAGAGATACGGAAGCCTTAGTTCGAGATTTCAACGCCACTGAAGACACACAAAAAAAGCCTACTAAAAAACAAGATACTGTTCTTCCAGAACATATCTCAAAAGGAATAAAAGAATTTTCGGAATACTTTGGACACAAAATAGACGTTAAAGTTTCCAGTAATGGTAAAGGAAAAATAACCATTCCTTTTCATTCCGAAGAAGACTTTAATCGCCTTAAAAAATTAGTAGAACGTGCCAAATAA